A portion of the Acidisarcina polymorpha genome contains these proteins:
- a CDS encoding NAD(P)-dependent oxidoreductase, whose product MEVVLYSIPQYRAFAESFCFEISEIRPNDRCYLTDVHCDTPAIGNCEVLLTLGRLTGQDLSAYRYLTFIQTLSAGYEQIDCEAASAAGIWVSYAPSEQTGNADAVAEFVIMNILTLSRNLLGALSAVTNAPFDPLPVARGLGGKKVCVVGFGGVGRALLERLRPFGCDTVVVTRNPKKAGLDFAPHPLEDLPEVLRTADIVVLCLRADNQNRHLFDGALFRTMKAGALFINVARGSLVDEMALQTAIETGHLRAAALDVLENEPVNSANPLVSLERTLITPHCAGFTDTMLRGTIAYVDAVLSTFQNGERPASLLNEPQMPRRPLAQPHLETGFIGTL is encoded by the coding sequence TTGGAAGTCGTCCTGTACTCCATCCCGCAATATCGCGCATTCGCAGAGTCATTTTGTTTTGAAATCTCGGAGATCAGACCAAATGATCGGTGCTACCTTACTGACGTCCATTGCGACACTCCTGCCATTGGGAATTGCGAAGTGTTGCTCACTCTTGGGCGTCTTACGGGCCAAGACTTATCTGCATATCGCTACCTGACTTTCATCCAAACTCTTTCGGCGGGATACGAGCAAATAGACTGTGAAGCCGCTTCCGCGGCAGGCATCTGGGTTTCTTATGCTCCTTCCGAACAGACTGGTAACGCCGATGCAGTCGCGGAGTTCGTGATCATGAACATCCTCACACTCTCTCGTAATCTCCTTGGAGCGCTCTCAGCGGTGACCAACGCACCTTTTGACCCACTTCCAGTCGCCCGAGGCCTCGGGGGGAAGAAAGTTTGTGTCGTAGGTTTCGGCGGCGTCGGTCGTGCACTTCTAGAAAGATTGAGGCCTTTCGGTTGCGATACGGTTGTCGTAACCAGAAATCCCAAAAAAGCGGGCTTGGACTTTGCACCGCATCCGCTCGAAGATCTCCCGGAAGTCCTTCGCACTGCAGACATAGTCGTTCTCTGTCTTCGTGCCGATAATCAGAACCGTCACCTGTTTGACGGGGCGCTATTTCGTACTATGAAAGCCGGTGCACTCTTCATCAATGTCGCCCGCGGCTCCCTGGTTGATGAGATGGCACTGCAGACCGCTATCGAAACAGGACATCTCCGCGCCGCAGCTCTCGACGTTCTTGAAAACGAGCCCGTTAATTCTGCAAACCCTTTGGTCAGTCTTGAAAGGACGCTCATTACCCCACATTGCGCGGGATTTACCGACACCATGCTTCGCGGAACGATCGCGTATGTCGACGCTGTCTTATCAACATTTCAGAACGGCGAGCGCCCAGCGTCGTTGCTTAACGAGCCCCAGATGCCACGACGACCGCTGGCGCAACCACATCTAGAAACAGGATTCATCGGGACGCTGTAA
- a CDS encoding MFS transporter produces MPNLTKQLNTPAKVLFASLVGTTVEFFDFYIYATAAVIVFPKLFFPAGDATAATLASLATFAIAFIARPIGSTLFGHFGDRVGRKATLVLALSTMGLSTFAVGALPTYKTAGVLASLLLALCRAGQGIGLGGEWGGAILLATENAPPGKRAWYGMFPQLGAPIGFFFSSATFLLISKWLSPAQFLSFGWRLPFLASGVLVLLGLYVRLTITETPVFAAAMERREPHRVPIFAVVRNHFGVLVAATLTSLATFVLFYVMIVFTLTWATSALHYSKNEFLRMQLIGVVFFALAIPAAALLAERGRKRVMIAISLGIAVFGLFFAPMFQSGHTGALVMLILGLSLMGLTYGPLGTVLSELFPTAVRYSGSSLAFSVAGILGASLTPYIATKLATAYGLRYVGYYLSAAAVITIIGLLGIRETKYQDLNL; encoded by the coding sequence ATGCCCAATCTAACAAAACAATTGAACACGCCAGCCAAGGTGCTCTTCGCCAGTCTTGTCGGTACGACTGTCGAATTCTTCGACTTTTACATTTATGCCACCGCGGCCGTCATAGTCTTCCCTAAGCTATTTTTTCCTGCTGGCGACGCAACGGCTGCAACGCTCGCCTCTCTCGCTACCTTTGCCATCGCCTTCATTGCGAGGCCTATCGGCTCTACGCTCTTCGGCCACTTTGGTGACCGTGTCGGCCGCAAAGCTACACTGGTTCTTGCGCTATCGACAATGGGTTTGTCGACATTCGCAGTCGGCGCGCTGCCAACTTACAAGACAGCGGGCGTTCTCGCCTCGCTATTGCTAGCGCTCTGCCGCGCGGGTCAAGGTATCGGTCTTGGCGGTGAATGGGGAGGCGCTATCCTGCTCGCGACGGAAAACGCTCCACCCGGCAAGCGTGCTTGGTACGGCATGTTCCCGCAACTCGGTGCACCCATCGGCTTCTTCTTTTCGAGTGCGACTTTCCTGCTGATCTCTAAATGGCTCAGCCCTGCGCAGTTCCTGAGTTTCGGATGGCGGCTGCCGTTCCTCGCGAGTGGGGTACTCGTCCTGTTAGGTCTCTATGTGCGCCTGACGATCACCGAAACTCCGGTCTTCGCCGCGGCGATGGAACGTCGCGAGCCCCATAGAGTTCCTATTTTCGCGGTGGTCAGAAATCATTTTGGCGTCCTCGTAGCGGCCACGCTTACCAGCCTGGCGACCTTCGTTCTCTTCTACGTGATGATCGTTTTTACCCTTACGTGGGCCACGTCCGCTTTGCACTATAGCAAGAACGAGTTTCTTCGGATGCAGCTCATCGGCGTCGTATTCTTCGCACTCGCGATTCCTGCCGCCGCGCTGCTTGCCGAGCGCGGACGCAAGCGGGTCATGATCGCCATTAGTCTTGGCATCGCGGTCTTCGGGTTGTTCTTCGCACCGATGTTCCAGTCCGGTCACACAGGTGCACTCGTGATGCTCATCCTCGGCCTATCTTTGATGGGCCTTACCTACGGCCCGCTCGGCACAGTGCTGTCGGAGTTGTTTCCAACAGCCGTCCGCTACTCCGGCAGTTCGCTCGCCTTCAGCGTTGCAGGCATCCTCGGTGCGTCGCTCACGCCCTACATCGCAACTAAGCTGGCCACGGCCTATGGTCTACGGTACGTTGGCTACTATCTTAGCGCCGCGGCGGTGATTACTATCATCGGCTTGCTCGGCATTCGCGAGACAAAATACCAAGACCTGAACCTTTAG
- a CDS encoding VirB4 family type IV secretion system protein, giving the protein MTYKQHEKSLKSPAVCELLPLRGLPAGDNVMVRTNGAFVAGYELRGILAYFATDEDRNQTKSMLEALFRSIPDVSMRLQFRYEISEHLGDLLDSYVQQQRSQQPEVMALDAHRMRMWMEKEHNGFYFENHLHIYLVWDPRIHAKLYHSAQQNRKLGGFTVSQKKAIQRTRREHETYLAEFESILRGIEGSMEATNLGPRRLSTQELFEELKHSQHPSRRDRRPYVPGEELLDYRSAREQATQSSILNETESYLNIDGYLYSVVSLKELPDATFPGMLQNFSTLGFPVVISGQVVIPDQVKVLKGYKKRLQKMTAAQKDANGNFKSNPEAEVAQAQLIQIQRDIISSSLKTAKLSLSVVVRTSQQAVTLGDLERSERELANRTQEVLNAFTHMNGAKAVMESIAKRRIFLGTLPGMAEPDKRDQDMLTSNVADLVPVEMPWTGTRRSPLILFETPYRQLIPFSMFDPDLSDANGLLMAKSGGGKTLAAQQMLLMAARGNPLISILERGDSYQPLVELMGGEMIEMSLDSDQTINPWDLPRGEIKPSNDQISFLKNLTRHMLGENTPPDMDIDLLDSVLLEAIASTYKRCSAKTSNPVPLFGDLAAELAHWQDRDRNQKINAMAQMASTKLRAWVDEGPYARLFDRTTTVHLNNPWLYFNVEKLKDDPRLERAMSLLIAHTATYRASGSTGQPSIVLLDECWALLESPILASVVVQLFRTARKRNASVWGISQTPEDFVGTPDRPNEHGAGIVKNATTKIIGKQPGDMTALRDHVHLNETALNQIKTFAHPKKGHSAEFLIAVGEKAESTHAIRIVPSAVDYWLTTTYARERHFRKWWLGKHRQLPLIEAYEALAVQYPRGLASVGPLAVELSGEMQEVSAQ; this is encoded by the coding sequence ATGACCTACAAGCAACACGAGAAGAGTCTCAAGTCTCCGGCTGTTTGCGAACTGCTGCCCCTGCGCGGCCTTCCTGCCGGAGACAACGTCATGGTGCGGACAAACGGGGCTTTTGTCGCCGGCTACGAACTACGCGGCATCCTGGCCTACTTTGCCACCGACGAGGATCGAAACCAGACCAAGTCCATGCTCGAGGCTCTCTTTCGCAGCATTCCCGACGTCAGCATGCGGCTCCAGTTTCGGTATGAGATCTCCGAACATTTGGGAGATCTCCTCGACAGCTACGTCCAGCAGCAGCGGAGCCAACAGCCCGAGGTTATGGCGCTCGACGCACATCGAATGAGGATGTGGATGGAGAAGGAGCATAACGGCTTCTACTTCGAGAATCACCTCCATATCTATCTTGTGTGGGACCCGCGTATCCACGCTAAGCTCTACCACTCGGCGCAGCAAAACCGGAAGCTTGGTGGCTTCACGGTGAGCCAAAAGAAGGCGATCCAACGAACGCGTCGTGAGCATGAGACCTATCTTGCCGAGTTTGAGTCAATTCTCCGCGGGATCGAGGGGTCGATGGAGGCGACGAATCTGGGTCCCCGGAGACTATCCACTCAGGAGTTGTTCGAGGAACTCAAGCACTCCCAGCATCCGTCCCGCCGCGACCGCCGCCCCTATGTGCCAGGCGAAGAGTTGCTTGACTATCGCAGCGCACGTGAGCAGGCAACTCAGTCGAGCATCCTCAATGAGACAGAGAGCTACCTCAATATCGATGGCTACCTATATTCCGTCGTGAGCCTGAAAGAGCTTCCCGATGCCACATTCCCGGGGATGCTGCAGAACTTCTCCACGCTCGGCTTTCCCGTAGTCATCAGCGGACAGGTTGTCATCCCTGATCAGGTCAAGGTTCTCAAGGGTTATAAGAAGCGCCTGCAGAAGATGACCGCCGCGCAGAAGGACGCGAACGGCAACTTCAAATCGAATCCTGAAGCAGAGGTCGCGCAGGCCCAGCTCATTCAAATCCAGCGCGACATCATCTCTTCTTCTCTCAAGACTGCGAAGCTGAGCCTGTCGGTGGTGGTGCGGACCTCGCAGCAGGCAGTCACCCTCGGCGATCTGGAACGTTCGGAGCGTGAGCTCGCCAATCGTACGCAGGAGGTCCTGAACGCTTTTACGCATATGAACGGTGCGAAGGCGGTGATGGAGTCCATTGCGAAGCGACGCATCTTTCTCGGGACACTGCCCGGTATGGCCGAGCCTGACAAGCGGGATCAGGACATGCTCACGTCTAATGTTGCCGATCTCGTCCCCGTAGAGATGCCGTGGACAGGCACCCGCCGGAGCCCTCTCATCCTGTTTGAGACACCCTATCGGCAGCTAATTCCGTTCTCTATGTTCGATCCGGACCTCTCAGACGCGAATGGCCTCCTGATGGCCAAGAGTGGCGGAGGGAAGACACTCGCCGCACAACAGATGCTGTTGATGGCGGCTCGGGGCAATCCCCTTATCTCCATCCTGGAACGTGGCGATTCGTATCAACCGCTGGTTGAACTGATGGGCGGAGAGATGATCGAGATGTCCCTCGACAGCGATCAGACAATCAATCCATGGGACCTGCCGAGAGGAGAGATCAAGCCGTCTAACGATCAGATTTCGTTTTTGAAGAACCTGACTCGCCACATGCTTGGTGAGAACACGCCTCCCGACATGGACATTGACCTGCTCGACAGCGTCCTGCTCGAAGCGATTGCCTCCACCTATAAGCGCTGCAGTGCGAAGACTTCGAACCCGGTGCCGCTTTTTGGAGATCTTGCGGCGGAGCTGGCGCATTGGCAGGACCGCGATCGCAACCAGAAGATCAACGCGATGGCCCAGATGGCTTCAACGAAACTGCGCGCCTGGGTGGACGAAGGACCCTATGCGCGGCTCTTCGATCGAACGACAACAGTTCACTTGAACAATCCATGGCTCTATTTCAACGTGGAGAAGTTGAAGGACGACCCTCGCCTCGAACGGGCCATGAGTCTGCTCATTGCTCATACGGCCACGTATCGCGCTTCGGGATCTACGGGGCAACCGAGCATTGTGCTGCTCGATGAATGCTGGGCGCTGCTGGAGTCGCCCATCCTCGCCAGCGTCGTCGTTCAACTCTTTCGCACTGCTCGTAAGCGCAATGCCAGTGTTTGGGGCATCAGCCAGACGCCGGAAGATTTCGTAGGTACGCCGGATCGGCCGAACGAGCACGGCGCCGGCATCGTCAAGAACGCCACGACCAAGATCATCGGCAAGCAGCCGGGTGACATGACAGCCCTCCGTGATCATGTCCACCTGAATGAGACGGCCCTCAATCAGATCAAAACATTTGCTCATCCCAAGAAGGGACATAGTGCAGAGTTCCTTATTGCGGTGGGCGAGAAGGCGGAGTCCACGCACGCCATCCGGATTGTTCCGAGCGCAGTCGACTACTGGCTTACCACGACCTACGCGCGGGAACGGCACTTCCGAAAGTGGTGGCTTGGCAAGCATCGGCAGCTCCCGCTCATCGAGGCATATGAGGCGCTTGCGGTGCAGTATCCGCGTGGATTGGCCTCGGTTGGACCTTTGGCGGTGGAACTGTCCGGAGAGATGCAGGAGGTCTCGGCACAATGA